The genomic region cgatgaagaagaatgggatgatatggatttgagggcagcaagtgcgattcgtttgtgtcttgcaaagaacgtgcttgcaaatgtgcacgggttatcaacggcaaaggagctttggattaaactagagcagttgtaccagggcaagggcatctcaaatcggttgtgtcttaaagaacaatttcatactttgcgtatggatgggggttcaaagatttcagatcatctgagcattttgaatggtattgtttcggaacttgaagctattggagttaaagttgatgatgaagataaagctttgaggttgatattatctttgtcatcgtcttatgaacacatgaaacctattttgatgtatgggaagaaaactccgaagtttgaagacgttactagcaagctcctatccgaggagaaaagactggaaggtaacggggtctcgtcatcaggagatacgatagtgttgtgttcggataggcgaaagagaaactctgggaagaatctggtatgctggaggtgcgggaagactgggcatgtaagggttaattgtccaggtggagctaattcggTAAATGGCTCTAAAGGCGCTAatgatgtctccgttgttacggagagtgacgaattcctctgaagtcacaccatcctcatggtgtgtccgcgccaccgtggaaagggatgttcgtttgcggttccacaattacacatgggcattggtttggcgttgatgcaggttgtgtggtggaaactgatgttgtagctgatgggactttcgggaaagccaaacaggaaagttgcaccataaagtttcagctggttgttcaacaacatgtgccgaggtgaaatgcttggaatgtgatattctaagtgctatactcttaatggtggagtatgataattcttattaagagttatgattgtctgtgatgacaatgattgtcggtttagataatgttcggtaaagatgcaagttttgtctcttgggagataatgtcatcggcatgaagatgaggatcttgaagttgtcctcgaggaagcatctatatcggttatccttataatgttaaagtatggttatctttttctatcaaaaaggtggagatttgttagttttattttttgatagaaaaattgatatggttactttgtgaaggatgttatcccacataggtgggagaagaaagttggaggtaggtgacttggttataaaaggagggctaaattttcattccaatttgcaccaatcaatacactttaagtatttgattatttatttctttcttacccttgtttgagagttgtattagttaaatattttgaagagtgtagttggcttaagagagtcgtctatatcattgtaacaatttgtgatatagtgtatttctctctttggggccggtggtttttctcttgttttggagtttccacgttaaatcttgtgttgtgtattgttcttatttctttactattattgttgggctgggtagtgggaattagtgagaccgtaatttcccaatagTATATAACCAATTTGTTTTATTACAGCCAAAATTTTATTGGTATTGACTAAAAAAAAATTGACCAAACTGTTTACTCAGGTTAGAGGATCAGAACAAAAATATAAATCAGTAAATGTGCGCAGTCAGCGTGCTGATGAGATTGTAATTGAGGTACCTGCAATCTTATTCATGAATGCGTAGATATTGTGATAAAGAACTATAATTTCTAGTAATTCAAGTAATACTATTTTGAAACATTTTAGGATGAAGTTACAGTAATGTCAGAAAGCGTCCCATCTTTGAAAAGCATCCCGGGCCTTCCAAATCCTCTTGGCGTATCGGAAACCGAAAACGGAATCAACTTTGCTCTTTTTTCACAACATGCAACTTCAGTTACACTTTGTTTATCACTTCCTGATAGGTGAGTGTATATGAGTATGTTTCGTAAGATAACATTCTTATTTTGTTTGATTAATACCATTTAAACATAGCATAAGGTTGTATTTATCAGTAAAAGCTTCCCTTAAAGTTTTTCTTATTGGGTATAAATTACCACTTCGTATCGGTGCCGTCTCATTAATTTTGAAGGTGCCGTTTGAGACATAAAAAAAGGCCCTTATTATTTGGGCTGAAAATTAAAGAGAAATGAGACTTGTTGAATTGGGCTTGAGTTATCTAGTAGTTGAGGGCCAAACAATAATAAACTATTCTTTTTAAGCTAGTAATCTGTAAACTagctaattttaatttaaaatctaTGTTTGGATAACATTCCACTACTCTATATAGATAAATGCATtagtatttttcaaaattttgggTCCTGTTCGGTTGCACAATTGCACATGTGCCGAAGACGTCTCTGTTCATACCATGTTGCTTGCCTTctcaacgtttttttttttttttacttgaatATATCTTTTAGAGGAGATGATGCATCTCCAAATGATGGAATGATTGAGTTGAAATTGGACCCTCATTCAAACAAAGCTGGAGATATATGGCACATATGTGTTCAGGTAATAGTGTATCATTTTTAGTTTCAGTTTACATGTTATGTTTGTTCCTTTAATGAATGCTTACACGAAATGAACAACGAGCTGCAGGAGCTTCCTCGAAGTAATATCATTTATGGTTATCGAGTAGATGGTCCTCGAGACTATGATCTAGGGCATCGTTTTGACAACAGTGTTGTTCTTATAGACCCTTATGCAAAATTAATCGAGGGTCGCCGTATATTTGGGGATTCAACTGATAAGTCGTCTGAATTTTATGGAACTTATGATTTTGTTAGCCAGCCATTTAATTGGGGAGACAATTATGCTTTACCAAACATACCAGAGGTAAAGTAAATAAGGGAAGAGCTTACAGCTTATATGATACCATTTGAATCttatagctttttttttttttttttttttttgcttagctGTAATTGGTGTTGCTATTGCAGAAGGATCTTGTAGTATATGAAATGAGTATCCGAGCTTTTACAGCTGATAAATCTAGTGGATTGGAACATAATATTCGAGGTAGCTACCTTGGTGTAATAGAGAAGGTAACGATACAAAATAGAATATTAGTAATCTTGGTTAACAtactaattaattataaagaactTCAAGTTTTTAGGGAAATAAAAAAGTTTCGGGTTGACACATACCGGCCTGTTTTGACCCATAAGAAAGCTACCCGTTTTGACTCTTATGGCTATGACCCGTTACCCACTCTGCCACCTGCAGCCTGACTCGCCTATCTTTTAAACTTCTATATTAGTTAACTCAATATATTTCACATCATGTTACTGACATTTTTCTTGATGTCAAGATACCACATCTTTTAGAACTTGGCGTCAATGCTGTGGAGTTTCTTCCCGTCTTCGAGTTCGATGAGTTTGAATTTCAGAGACGTCCAAACCCTAGAGATCACATGGTATATTTAACTTTATTACTCCGAAATGCTTAATTTCTTGATATTCATATATTGTAGATCAATCTTATATCTTATACATAACAATCTAAACTAATAATTGTGAAGATCAACACATGGGGCTATTCAACAATAAATTTCTTTGCTCCGATGACCCGCTATGCCAGTTCTGGTGGAGGACCAATTGGTGCTTCTCGTGAGTTCAAAGAGATGGTTAAAGCTTTGCACCTTGCAGGAATTGAGGTATTCACTTTCTGCTTAGTCACTTTTGTTTTATACGGGTTACTAGCAATATTAACTGCCATTTGTTACACTTTGTGTGTCTTTTATACCCTACAGGTCATCTTGGATGTTGTTTACAATCATACTAATGAAGCTGATGATAAGAACTCTTATACCACATCATTCCGAGGCATAGACAACAAGGTATATGCATATGTATACCTTTAAAGGGTTTTATCATAATTTAATACGGTGACAACTGACAACATAATTCTATAGGTGTGTAATATCATAGTTTGAAATAATAGTTATGAGATATTGACTTTGTGTCTGTTCATCTATAGACATATTACATGGTGGATGGAAATGGTCAACTAATGAACTTCTCTGGCTGCGGTAATTTCATCCTCCTCCATATATTTCTTGAGTTCACAGTCTGTTTCATACTATATAACTTGCTGCTAAAATTTTTATTGGTCTAATGGTAAACTTACTAACACGGCATGTTTATCATCACTCTTGATGTATACCATTGATGATGAGCAGGTAATACACTGAACTGTAACCACCCTGTTGTCATGGAACTTATACTTGACAGCCTAAGGCACTGGTAACATTTTTTATTGTTTAATTTTTTGCAAAATCACTTGCTGCTTCTTGTTTTATTCAATTTGTGTGCAGTATAATGGTTATTTGAATCTTATTCTTGTTATACTGAGTTTttatgttaatatatttatatcattatcattattactattatttaaatTTTGGTTACCGAATGAAGGGTGACCGAATATCATGTGGATGGATTCCGCTTTGATCTTGCAAGTGTTCTTTGTCGAGGTACAGATGGTTCTCCACTTGATGCTCCCCCACTTATTAGGGTAAGTTAgcttcttcttttttttcttttcgagAAGATGATAATACCAATTTCGTTgatttcttcttattattattatatggcgTATACTGTTTTGCCCACTTTTTAATATCATGAAAATGGAGCAGGCCATTGCAAAAGATAGTATACTGTCCAGGTGTAAAATTATTTCTGAACCATGGGATTGTGGTGGTCTATATCTTGTTGGCAAGTTCCCAAACTGGGACAGGTAATCAGTGTTAAAAACCGAAgtagttttattttttatatatattttcacaagATGGTGATTACTTTAGTTTGCGATGAATGCCAATTATAAAAGCTTAAAAACTTTACAATTACATAGTTTATGAGTTCTTGTTTAAACGTGGCAGGTGGGCTGAATGGAATGGGATTTATCGTGATGACATGAGAAGATTTATGAAGGTAAGTGATGAATAAACAAATAGTCATGTAGTTTGTACTTAATTTTTTCTGGCTACACCAAAGGCTGGCGATATTTTTGTTTGTATATATTTGGGAGATGGGTTTATGTATTTGATTAAAATATATAGGGTGATGCTGGTATGAAGGGAGGTTTTGCAACTCGAGTTGCTGGTTCTGCCGATTTATACAATGTAAGTACATAAATGGTGTCTATATATCTTTGACTTTTGAAACGTTCTCgttaaatcaacgtgtaaaatacTTACAGGTAAATAATCGGAAGCCGTATCATGGAGTCAATTTTATTATAGCGCATGACGGATTTACTCTTTATGACCTTGTGTCATACAATCACAAGGTATTATCGAGTTATACGTATATATTAGTCGTCATGATATGTACTTGTTTTTTATATCTTCGTTTACGTTTACTTAGCATAATGACGCTAATGGAGAAGGTGGCAATGATGGAAGCAATGATAACCTTAGCTGGAATTGTGGGCATGAAGGTAATTCTCATAATGTCTTTACCCAAAATCTTTAGTCTTCTGGTTGTTAGGGTTTAAACAGTAGTGGCAATTACGACCCATTTACCTACAAATGGATTGATCCAGTTTATGTTTTATCTCTAACGGGCCATATAAAAAAGTTAGCCTAATATCCTTGATATGAAAGAGTTAAATGGGATGAGCACTGCCCAAATGTTAACTGTTAATGGATAAAATCTTCTATACCTTTTCTAAAAAAAGATAATAACTAAGTTAATATGATTTTTTTGGTCATACTTACCCATCAATTATCTACACAAGAATAAGAAAAATCACTGAATATGAATTGTTCCAGGTCAACCTATCTCACACGACTcatttcacatgtgccaaaattacccattttgactcaaACCCGGCCTATTTCCACCTTTAGTGATGTATGTCCAATGAAATATCTTGTTGGGCTTGTAAGTGTTGGGTTACATCAAAATTTTAAGTTCAATGATTTTGGACTTGAAATAGATGTTTACTTTGGACTTGTTGTTTTTGGGCCAAAGAGCCCGACTGTTGGAGTTGGATAATGGCACACATGTATCAGTCAAGAAGGATGTGTTTATCCAAATTGTTAGTTAGCTTTAATGTTTATCTTAATTTGAATTTATGTTTGATATTTATCCGTTTTATTTGTTTTTAGTATTTAACAATTCTTGTTATCTTTTTGGAGGGCAGAGTTTTGTTTTGAGAATTAATAAAAAAAAGTGAGGCTGTCGCCTTTTGTGGCTTGCATACGTGAAGTATCAAGTTCATATCCTATCTTATTTATCTTGTTCATTTATTTAGCCATCGATCCCTAATTCCGCATTTAATGAATAAAAGCTAAaaaccataaaaaaaaaaaaataaccaaaAGCCAAAGGCTTTGATCGTCACTCTCTTTTTTATTAATTATCAAAACAAAAGTCTGCCCTCCAAAAAGATAACAAGAATTGTTAAATACTAAAAACAAATAAAACGGATAAATATCAAACATAAATTCAAATTAAGATAAACATTAAAGCTAACTAACAATTTGGATAAACACATCCTTCTTGACTGATATATGCGTGCCATTATCCAACTCCAACAGTCGGGCTCTTTGGCCCAAAAACAACAAGTCCAAAGTAAAcatctttttcaagtccaaaatcatTGAACTTAAAATTTTGATGTAACCCAACACTTACAAGCCCAACAAGATATTTCATTGGACATACATCATTCTCCCCTTCTtcgaaaagactcgtcctcgagtctacaaCGCCAATGACAAAAACATCGAACTGAACCTCAAGAACTACATGAGTATTCTTTTCATCGCTTGTCAAATCAACAGCAACATCTTCACAAGAGAAAATTTTAACATCTTTATTGAACATGTTAGTGACTTTATAAGTAGTTGAAGTTCTGAATTCAACGATTTCAGTATTCTCTTCAACCTCACACTCGTAATCTTCCTCAGTATCATAGATGGGTTCGTTATCATAGATGAATTCTTCATCCTCACCATCAGTATCATAGATTGGTTCGGAATCTTCATCCACAATAACTTCAGGAACGTATTCGAGATTAAAAAGTTGTTCAACTTTCATACCAATGTTCCGTACGGGATCATTGTAATGCCCCCGTCTGAATCCTCTCGGCGCATCAGCGAATGGATTCATACCTTCCCACCGGTCGTTTGTTTGGTCCGAAGCATAGTGTGCATCATATTTATGATGTCTGCCCAACTCTAATATTGCTATCCTTCGTCGCAAACGCTCAATCTCTAACTCCCTAACTCGTTGCTGCAAACGAGCAATCTCAGCATCACGTGGATCATTACCACTGCCTCTCTCGGCGATTCTGTGATTTGATCTTTGGTAATACCGACCACCATGTTCTTGTTTAGCCATGCCTGGAATCTGATACCACATAATGTAGTTTTACGGATCGATGGCTTAAATGAGATCTTACGTGGCtgtttataacttatgttattaaatcaatttaataaataaaagctaaaaaccataaaaaaaaaaataaccaaAAGCCAAAGGCTTTGATCGTCACTCTCTTTTTTATTAATTATCAAAACAAAAGTCTGCCCTCCAAAAAGATAACAAGAATTGTTAAATACTAAAAACAAATAAAACGGATAAATATCAAACATAAATTCAAATTAAGATAAACATTAAAGCTAACTAACAATTTGGATAAACACATCCTTCTTGACTGATACATGCGTGCCATTATCCAACTCCAACAGTCGGGCTCTTTGGCCCAAAAACAACAAGTCCAAAGTAAAcatctttttcaagtccaaaatcatTGAACTTAAAATTTTGATGTAACCCAACACTTACAAGCCCAACAAGATATTTCATTGGACATACATCATTTAGGCTCTAGGTTTAAGTGTATGTATTGAGTTATCTTTATTTGGTATTTACTTTTCAGGGGAAACATCTGATGTGAATATCAAAGCCCTACGGTTCAGGCAAATGAAGAATTTTCACTTGGCATTAATGATATCTCAAGTATATATCACACGTTGCTTTTTGCTTAATTGCTTTAATATCTATAAGTTGTGCTCTGACTTTGAGTGTGATACTTGTATCTAAAAAAGGTTTAGTATCAATTTATTTCAAAAATTACATACGTCTTAACTGTAATATACCTTATGTTCTGATGTAGGGTGTGCCAATGATGCTAATGGGAGATGAGTATGGTCATACTCGTTATGGAAATAACAATAGCTATGGACATGATACTGCTTTAAACCATTTTCAGTGGGaacaagtaatattcatattcccTAATTATATTTATACGTACATAATCTTTATTATCGTGATCTATACTTACTAAACCTTTGAGTCTTTGACTTTGACCCTTCAGTTGGATGCAAGGAAGAATGAGTGTTTCAGATTCTTTTCTGAGGTGATCAAGTTTCGCCAAACGCATAAAGTTTTTAGACATGAAAGTTTCATCGGAAAGGTAAATTTCATACTCCGTATTTTTCTTCTCATTTTTTTTCTGAAATGCCACTTTTTTGCTGTTAACCTTTTTGTTTATGGTTTCCTTCCATTTTCAGAATGAGATTACATGGCACGAAGATAATTGGGAGAACTACGAGAGCAAATTTATCGCATTCACGTAAGTGTATTCTACTCGTTAAAAAGTATTTGTAGCCGTGGTTTATTTCTTACAGTACATAATAAGGGATCTTGTATTTTGCTAGACCAGTGGCAGTTGCATAAACAGAGATAACTTTATAATTTATTACTAACAATAACTTGTGTAACAGGCTTCATGATGGGGATGAGGGGGACATTTACTTGGCGTTCAACGCACATGACTATTTCGTTAAGGTTCCAATACCATCACCACCTCAGGCTCGACGCTGGTTCAGAGTGGTTAGTCTTcctatcttaataataattattaatatatttattatgaatatgaatattattattaatgagctGGAAGGATATGCGCTTTCCTGCGGGAAAGCAACGCGGAAATGGTTACAATGGCCTGCGTGTTGTGAGAATTGGTTTCGCTCTATACCTTAATTATTGATTAACTAATTTTTTATTTACAATACGCAGATGAACTATTGGTACATATCTTTTGTTAAAATCATTTAAAAAAAGGGGGGAAATATTTTCAAAGAGGCTACGGTAAATAGTTTTGCTGTAAATCTCGTCGACGATaggtacaaata from Rutidosis leptorrhynchoides isolate AG116_Rl617_1_P2 chromosome 9, CSIRO_AGI_Rlap_v1, whole genome shotgun sequence harbors:
- the LOC139869259 gene encoding isoamylase 3, chloroplastic, producing MSHGTPVMSDSCHAKTSALAVNIPCNLAFVSADKPAPILIRLSGCKRVIWGKNATGIHSASGFYNQDVIPHRWVEKVRGSEQKYKSVNVRSQRADEIVIEDEVTVMSESVPSLKSIPGLPNPLGVSETENGINFALFSQHATSVTLCLSLPDRGDDASPNDGMIELKLDPHSNKAGDIWHICVQELPRSNIIYGYRVDGPRDYDLGHRFDNSVVLIDPYAKLIEGRRIFGDSTDKSSEFYGTYDFVSQPFNWGDNYALPNIPEKDLVVYEMSIRAFTADKSSGLEHNIRGSYLGVIEKIPHLLELGVNAVEFLPVFEFDEFEFQRRPNPRDHMINTWGYSTINFFAPMTRYASSGGGPIGASREFKEMVKALHLAGIEVILDVVYNHTNEADDKNSYTTSFRGIDNKTYYMVDGNGQLMNFSGCGNTLNCNHPVVMELILDSLRHWVTEYHVDGFRFDLASVLCRGTDGSPLDAPPLIRAIAKDSILSRCKIISEPWDCGGLYLVGKFPNWDRWAEWNGIYRDDMRRFMKGDAGMKGGFATRVAGSADLYNVNNRKPYHGVNFIIAHDGFTLYDLVSYNHKHNDANGEGGNDGSNDNLSWNCGHEGETSDVNIKALRFRQMKNFHLALMISQGVPMMLMGDEYGHTRYGNNNSYGHDTALNHFQWEQLDARKNECFRFFSEVIKFRQTHKVFRHESFIGKNEITWHEDNWENYESKFIAFTLHDGDEGDIYLAFNAHDYFVKVPIPSPPQARRWFRVVDTNLESSNDIVPEGVIGVGDTYNVAPYSSILLHAKP